One stretch of Oncorhynchus clarkii lewisi isolate Uvic-CL-2024 chromosome 1, UVic_Ocla_1.0, whole genome shotgun sequence DNA includes these proteins:
- the LOC139408183 gene encoding interferon-induced protein with tetratricopeptide repeats 1-like, whose product MAQTSLKIRLQGLECHFTWKLDYNRSKLESLRHTLIDIISSEGVQCSWTGHLYNLLAYLHHALGSTEDALQCLKKPEEAIRLNSPDDVELSLVVHYGNLAWVHYHQGELTESQTYVEKVGRLLRDNPSPCPGVVWGERAWTLNKFDVSKRKAAVYCFRMALKGDPENKVLRCGYAIAFSKSFENKDITPRLRSEMLEHLRIARELDPEHLTITVMYLQRLADSGQVEEARKLAEEVIEKPLDSFGGFGLLLSFFRDYVSHDSSIDLARRTLERHPDSRQLKKRLAQCYKWKIFSPEEKRNPMRHILIENAVSLYEEVVTLYPKSLAVKLELSAMYKESGRVDRADKIFEDLLLEIEAMEPQDLQKFYNRYAQHLFYAKHDASRSIDFHKKAVEIMLPTGQRDSSIRVLLSNVHNGGDRAEEIVDFLDGLDRDGAVSSRPFFYNKGLN is encoded by the coding sequence ATGGCTCAGACCTCCTTGAAAATTAGGCTGCAGGGTTTGGAATGCCACTTCACCTGGAAGCTGGACTACAACAGATCTAAACTGGAAAGTCTCAGACATACCCTGATAGATATCATCAGCAGCGAGGGGGTTCAATGTTCCTGGACGGGTCATCTGTACAACCTCCTGGCTTACCTACACCACGCTTTGGGCTCCACAGAGGACGCTCTTCAATGCCTGAAGAAGCCTGAAGAGGCCATTCGCCTAAACAGCCCAGACGACGTGGAGCTAAGTCTGGTGGTCCACTATGGGAACTTGGCCTGGGTGCACTATCACCAAGGGGAGCTGACAGAGAGCCAGACCTATGTGGAGAAGGTGGGGAGACTACTGCGGGACAACCCCTCACCCTGCCCAGGTGTAGTGTGGGGAGAAAGGGCCTGGACTTTGAATAAGTTTGATGTAAGCAAGAGGAAGGCAGCGGTATATTGTTTCCGGATGGCCTTGAAAGGGGACCCTGAGAACAAGGTGCTGCGCTGTGGTTATGCCATAGCATTTAGTAAATCTTTTGAAAATAAAGACATTACCCCGAGGCTGCGATCTGAGATGTTGGAGCACCTACGGATTGCTAGAGAATTGGATCCAGAACATTTGACCATCACAGTGATGTACCTGCAGAGGCTTGCAGATAGCGGCCAGGTTGAGGAAGCACGTAAACTTGCAGAGGAAGTGATAGAGAAGCCTTTGGACAGCTTTGGTGGATTTGGACTCTTACTATCATTTTTCAGAGATTACGTCTCTCATGATTCAAGCATTGACCTGGCAAGAAGGACCCTGGAGAGACACCCTGATTCACGCCAACTGAAAAAGCGTCTTGCGCAGTGTTACAAATGGAAGATTTTCTCTCCGGAAGAGAAAAGGAACCCAATGAGGCATATTCTGATTGAAAATGCAGTCAGTCTTTATGAAGAGGTGGTCACACTCTACCCAAAATCCCTTGCTGTAAAACTGGAACTGTCTGCCATGTACAAAGAATCTGGCAGAGTTGATAGAGCAGATAAGATATTCGAGGACCTGCTTCTTGAAATAGAAGCAATGGAACCACAGGATTTACAAAAATTCTACAACAGGTATGCCCAACATCTGTTTTATGCCAAACACGATGCTTCCAGGTCAATTGATTTCCACAAGAAGGCAGTAGAGATTATGCTACCCACTGGCCAACGTGACAGCAGTATTCGTGTTTTGTTGTCAAATGTCCATAACGGAGGAGACAGAGCTGAGGAAATTGTTGACTTTCTGGATGGACTTGATAGAGATGGTGCTGTCAGTTCTAGACCTTTTTTTTACAATAAAGGCTTGAATTAA